One genomic region from Cetobacterium sp. 8H encodes:
- a CDS encoding zinc ribbon domain-containing protein, giving the protein MILEYKCLKCGGDRYTVKTAIIPEKSPGLKIEIGTYYIKTCVECGYTEFYSAKVVDREFEKNKKVRKYAKATT; this is encoded by the coding sequence ATGATCTTGGAATATAAATGTTTGAAGTGTGGAGGAGATAGATATACAGTGAAAACTGCAATAATACCAGAAAAAAGCCCTGGTCTAAAGATTGAAATAGGAACTTACTACATAAAAACTTGTGTGGAGTGTGGATATACAGAGTTTTATTCAGCTAAAGTGGTAGATAGAGAGTTCGAAAAAAATAAAAAAGTGAGAAAATATGCTAAGGCAACTACTTAA
- a CDS encoding ComF family protein has translation MLRQLLKKVVFDNKCSMCGVNRVDKGYICKKCDLKLKEMSFLKKRDGLYYLFLYSDFKSVIWDFKFKNRKLLSENIKLYIKKPIEDLIKEKNIDIVIPVPVSDQRRIERGYNQVEEILQACEIKFENIERIKNTEHMYHLNDIEKRCENVRGAFTIKEDYSGKRILIVDDIVTSGATMMELKNELESTQNITEVILFTLTVVRKYFKK, from the coding sequence ATGCTAAGGCAACTACTTAAAAAGGTAGTGTTTGACAATAAATGTTCAATGTGTGGAGTGAATAGAGTAGATAAGGGCTATATTTGTAAGAAGTGTGACTTAAAATTAAAAGAGATGAGTTTTTTAAAAAAAAGAGATGGACTATATTATCTCTTTCTATATTCAGATTTTAAAAGTGTTATTTGGGATTTTAAATTTAAAAATCGTAAGCTGTTGTCTGAAAATATAAAATTGTATATTAAAAAACCGATTGAAGATCTTATAAAAGAAAAAAATATAGATATAGTAATACCTGTTCCAGTAAGTGATCAAAGAAGAATAGAAAGAGGTTACAATCAAGTTGAAGAGATACTTCAAGCTTGTGAAATAAAATTTGAAAATATTGAAAGGATCAAAAATACAGAACATATGTATCATTTAAATGATATAGAGAAAAGATGTGAAAATGTAAGAGGAGCTTTTACAATAAAGGAAGATTATTCAGGGAAAAGAATATTGATAGTAGATGATATAGTTACGAGTGGTGCCACTATGATGGAGTTAAAAAATGAATTAGAATCTACACAAAATATTACGGAAGTGATTCTATTCACATTAACAGTAGTCAGAAAGTACTTTAAAAAATAA
- a CDS encoding YraN family protein — MNNRSKGHIYEVKAREYLERNGVKILDMNYQGALGEIDIIGYENSTLVFFEVKYRKNNFFGMPQEAIHKRKQVKIYKTAREFIKKNRLENEKVRFDAVVFLDEEFQWLKNIFWGDDLGI, encoded by the coding sequence ATGAACAATAGAAGCAAGGGTCATATATATGAAGTTAAAGCAAGAGAATATTTAGAAAGAAATGGAGTGAAAATCTTGGATATGAATTACCAAGGAGCTCTAGGAGAGATAGATATTATTGGATATGAGAATAGTACCCTTGTTTTTTTTGAGGTTAAATATAGAAAAAACAATTTTTTTGGAATGCCACAAGAAGCTATACACAAAAGAAAACAAGTAAAAATATATAAAACTGCAAGAGAGTTCATAAAAAAAAATAGACTAGAGAATGAAAAGGTTAGGTTTGATGCAGTTGTATTTTTAGATGAGGAGTTTCAATGGCTGAAAAATATTTTTTGGGGTGATGATCTTGGAATATAA
- the tpiA gene encoding triose-phosphate isomerase, whose translation MRKTIIAGNWKMNKTVSETKAMLSELKELTKEVEGVEVVIGAPFTALESAVKTVEGSNIAIAAQNMYPKDSGAYTGEISPVMLKELGVKYVILGHSERREYFHESNLFINEKVKSALAHGITPILCIGEKLEERESGKTMEVNEKQVREGMAGLTAEEAVKVVVAYEPVWAIGTGKTATPEMAEETHKEIRDVLVSMFGAESAAEITIQYGGSMNAKNAAELLAMENIDGGLVGGASLEAETFIQVIKAGAR comes from the coding sequence ATGAGAAAGACAATAATTGCAGGAAACTGGAAAATGAATAAAACTGTATCTGAAACAAAAGCTATGTTATCTGAATTAAAAGAGTTAACAAAAGAAGTAGAAGGTGTAGAGGTTGTAATTGGAGCTCCATTTACAGCGTTAGAATCAGCAGTTAAAACAGTAGAAGGATCAAATATTGCAATCGCAGCTCAAAATATGTATCCTAAAGATTCAGGAGCTTATACTGGAGAAATTTCACCAGTTATGCTAAAAGAATTAGGAGTTAAGTATGTAATTTTAGGACATTCAGAGAGAAGAGAATACTTCCATGAATCAAATTTATTTATAAACGAAAAAGTAAAATCAGCTTTAGCTCATGGAATTACACCAATTCTATGTATTGGAGAGAAGTTAGAAGAGAGAGAGTCTGGAAAGACAATGGAAGTAAACGAAAAGCAAGTTAGAGAAGGAATGGCAGGGTTAACAGCAGAAGAAGCAGTTAAAGTTGTAGTTGCTTATGAGCCAGTATGGGCTATAGGAACAGGTAAAACAGCTACTCCAGAAATGGCAGAAGAGACTCATAAAGAGATCAGAGATGTTTTAGTATCAATGTTTGGTGCAGAATCAGCTGCAGAAATTACAATTCAATATGGTGGATCTATGAATGCAAAAAACGCTGCTGAGTTATTAGCTATGGAAAATATAGATGGTGGACTTGTTGGAGGAGCTTCATTAGAGGCAGAAACATTCATTCAAGTTATTAAAGCAGGAGCAAGATAA
- a CDS encoding ribonuclease HII, which yields MKNELYLFDLEKGDIIGVDEAGRGPLAGPVVAAAAKLKKYDEKLEKINDSKKLSEKVREELFDVILANFEIGVGIATVEEIDEVNILNATFLAMRRAIAEISEETHFEKVLVDGNHKIRECSLEQEPVIKGDSKSLSIAAASIIAKVTRDRIMMECDKEYPGYGLGKHKGYGTKAHREAILEKGVKKIHRKSFLKKILGE from the coding sequence ATAAAAAATGAGTTATATTTATTTGATTTAGAAAAAGGCGATATAATAGGTGTAGATGAAGCTGGAAGAGGGCCATTAGCAGGGCCGGTAGTTGCAGCCGCTGCTAAGTTAAAGAAATATGATGAAAAATTAGAAAAAATTAATGACTCTAAAAAGTTATCTGAAAAAGTAAGAGAAGAACTATTTGATGTGATTCTTGCAAATTTTGAGATAGGTGTTGGGATAGCGACTGTAGAAGAAATAGATGAAGTAAATATTTTAAATGCAACTTTTTTAGCTATGAGAAGAGCGATAGCAGAGATTTCAGAAGAAACTCATTTTGAAAAAGTTTTGGTTGATGGAAACCATAAAATAAGAGAGTGTTCGTTAGAGCAAGAGCCAGTGATAAAAGGAGACTCTAAAAGTTTATCTATAGCAGCAGCTTCAATAATAGCTAAAGTTACAAGAGATAGAATTATGATGGAGTGCGACAAAGAATATCCTGGGTATGGATTAGGAAAGCACAAAGGATATGGAACAAAAGCTCATAGAGAAGCAATTTTAGAAAAAGGTGTAAAAAAGATTCATAGGAAAAGTTTCTTAAAAAAGATTTTAGGAGAGTAA